CAAAAATCTAATATAAAACAACTGGTATTTTGATAAAGGATTACCGAGAGAAAAACTCCTCATAATAAGCTTATATGGGGAGTTAACTCCCCATTAGCGAACTATTATGGATAGTTAAATGTAATTAGTTAGTTTGAGAACTGGAACAATAGTAACTTTCCTTTTCGATCTAAAAGCTCGAGATCAGCGCAAACGTAAAATAAGCGGTTAAAATACCCACATCGTTAATTACCCGATTAAGACTTTTAAATCAGTAAAAGAGCAAAAACAAATGCAAATAAGGAAAATGATTCAATAATTCCTAATGCTGCAAAACACTTTCCAATAATCGCTGGTTGTTTAGCCGAAGCTTGAATACCAGATGCTGCGCATAACCCTTGGTAGATGGAAGAAAAGAGAAAGGCCACTCCAACGGATATACCAATACCAATACCAGACAGAGGAGATAACTCTCCTGAAACAATTTTAGCCTTCATGAGCAACATCAGAACAAATCCGTAAATGGCTTGAGAAGAAGCCACAGCAGACATACCAATAAATTGCCCATGGTTTTCTTCTACACGGCTCATAACAGCGTGAGATGCCATACCGCCAATTCCACAACCAATTGCGCTTCCAGCACAGCCTAATCCTAAAACTAGTGCAGGTCCTACCATACTATAATCCATAAGTCTCCTTAATTTTCTTTCGATTTCAAATAGGTTAGAGGTTTAAATAAGCGTCCTCCTCCATCAAAACAATAGTGGTACCATTCAATAAAATTGAGACGAAGCCCATGAATAACACCTGCCATGAGTCCAAGAAGAATGTTTATGCTATGGCCTCCTAAAATGGGTATGAATCCAAATAACCCAGCACTTTTTCCCAATTGATTAAATGTAGATGCCATAATAGTTCCAGCAAGTGCTAAAGCATATAGACGCAAATAAGAAAGCACATCAGCAAATACTTCTAGAAGTTGTGTAAGATGCTTCAACCCTTTTAAACGATGTTGAATAAGCGCTAATGCAACTGCTATAATAATCCCACTAAAAATCAACTGCAGGCCAATTTCAGCGCCTTGGGTTTTACTTACTAGATGTAAAAAATGTAAAATAGTAGTGGCGTTTAAGATAGAGGGAAAATACAAATAACCACCTATCATAAAAAGAACCCAGCCAATTCCTGCCCAATTACGGAAAAAATACCGCATTAAGGAGCAAGAAATATGCACAATCCCCAGTAGGATAGAAAAATCTAACAGAATATTCCTAGAAAAATCATCCGATACAGCATAGCTTGTTTTTCCATCTTTGTATTCAACCGCTTTTTCAATGACCTCTTGCCCGGTAACAGCACTTCTTATTTGAGGAAACTTCTCATCTAATTCCTGCTGTACATCATCGTTTTGCTGCAGGTGATAATCTGCCTTTTTCACTACAAGTGTTTGAAGCGGAGAAATTCGCATAAGCCAATCACTGGGTTTCAGTTCTAATCCAAAGAAAGAAGCTGTACATACACCCCATAAAACACAGCCTGTTGCTAAAATAGTAGCTAATTTTAAAAATCTTCTTTTCTGTCCTTTAAGATTAGGGAACTTAAACCAACAAAAGCCTGCTAAGGCAAGATAGAGTAAACCATAACCTCCATCTGCAACAATGATGGAAAAAAAGAGCACAAAAAACCAAAACACCCAGGTAGAAGGATCTTTATCTGTGTGAGCTGGAATATCGTACACACGCACAAGATCCTCACCAATTCGAGCAATACCTTTATTTTCCATATAAGTAGGAACCATTTCCCCTTCTTCTACAGCAATAGATTCACAGTGAATGGCCATATCATTGACTAAAGAATACAAGATGCGTATCTTGTTTTGAGGAATCCATGCTTCTACACAAAAAATAGAGTTTTCTAAAGGATATTGAACCGTATTTTTAGCTTGTTCTAAGTGATAGGTATTCAAGTGTGTAATTAGCGCTTCTTGCAGAAAAGGTTGAAAGCAGACGGATTCTTTGAGCTCTCTTTCTATTTTCTGCAGGGACTGCTTAGTTGCTTCTAGCTGTTCTCTTAAAACGCCTACTGGTTTATCCACGCGCATCTCAATCATATGAGGATAGCTAACAGGAGCTGTGTGAATAGCCATAAAATAATCTAGGTCATATTCGGTACTCAGGTAAATCAACCCCTCATCTGGTGGATTCTCTGCACGTTTGAGCGTCTTCATACAAAAAAACTGGATGACTTTTTTTGCTTGCTCTTCGATGTATGCAATATCCTCTTTAGAAAAATCCCCTAATGGAGAAACTCTTGCAATTTCCAATCTGATTATCCGTATCTGTTCTGATAAGCGCTCTGTCTCTTTTTTCAAATGAATAATATGTAGAGCTATCTCTTCTGCGGATTGTTCTGTGTTTTTTGACTTATCTGTAGGGTTAAGCTTACGTAAAATGCGAATTGCATCGATAAAACACTGCATTTCTTTAGGGACTGCACTAGGTGTTTTATTTTTTCCGGGGATAAACTCTAATACTCCTTGCTGCTGCGCCTTTTTAAAGAAATTCTCAAGATCTTCCTGCACCCCTAGAATGAGATATTTTTTCATAGGAATAATCATACATGAACCTCAAGAGAACGTTGATAGATCTTCTTTTTTGCTATCTTAGCTTGAGATACCGCTGCTAATTGTTGGTCATTTAAAAATATCTTAATTTTTCTAATATTGCCTCGGGCACGTGGTATTAAAATCTTCTCAAAAAGATTCACACGAATCGAAACCTCTTTTAACTCTCTTTCAAGAACTTGTTTTTTTTGTTTAGCCACCTGTACTCTTTCCCTAGCAGTAATCAAATCTCTGATATCACTTAATACAGATTCAAACCAAATGGGTGTATCAAATAAGGAGTATCGCGGTTTTTCAAAATCTATTTTTTCTAATTTAGGGACATTAATTCCGGCAATATTGTCATAAAGGACTTCTCTATTTTGAATCTGGGTTGCAGCTAATAATCGATCAAAGCTCGGATCAGTGAATAGCTGCACATATTTTTGCGTTTTTTCCTGCTTAACCCCCAGATGAGAAATAAACCGCTCTATTTCTAAAGCAGCGTTACTCACCTCCAGTTGCAGCATCGATTTTTTCATCTGCAGAGTAGGTAAATATTTTTGTAATTGTTCTAGTTTGAGCTGCTGTGTACGCAACTCCATTTTGGTAAGTTTTATTTCAGCCACAACACCAGTTCTTATATTTTATTTTTAGGCCAGTACTTATCAATTAACGTTTGTTTTATTCCCACTTCGTGTTGATCAAAACACTCAGAGAGGGTTTGCCATAACAGATTAAGAGCCTTCTCTAAAGGAAGGTTCACTTCTAAACTCATCATCCGCTCTTCAAATAATTGCGCAAAAGCAATCAATTTCCTATGCCATGCCGAAAGAGGAAAACCCATACTCTGTTGCTCTCTGGCTTTTTTAGCATCTGCATATAAACGAATCGAGGCATTGGCAATAGAACCGTGATCTTCACGAGTTACTTTCTCAATCACGTTTTGCTTTAAGCGCGATAAAGAACCAAAAGGATCGATCCTGCCTCCATGTAGATAAAACTGCCCTTCTGTGATATACCCCGTATTATCAGGAATCGGATGTGTCACATCTCCGCCTGGCATAGTTGTCACAGAAATAATAGTAATCGAGCCACTACCATCTATATCCACTGCTTTCTCATAACGAGAGGCAAGGTCAGAATATAAAGAACCAGGATACCCTCGTGTAGAGGGGACTTGATCCATAGTAATCATGATCTCCTTAATCGCATCAGCAAAAGCCGTCATATCGGTTAAGAGCACCAAAACATTTTTATCTTGCATAGCAAAACGCTCTGCACAAGCCAAAGCCATATCAGGAACTAAAATACATTCCACTGCAGGGTCGGTTGCTTGGTGAACAAACATCACTGTTTTATCTAAAGATCCAGAGGTTTCTGCATTATCGATAAAAGCTTGGTAGTCATCAAAACGCAATCCCATTCCACCAATAATGACCACATCTGCATCTGTTTGATTAGCGATGCGCATCAATAAAGCGTTATAAGGTTCTCCTGCAACAGAAAAAATAGGGATCTTTTGCGATTTAACCAGGCAGTTAAACACATCGATCATAGGAATATTAGTACGTACAAGCTCATGAGGAACAACCCGTCTTACAGGATTAAAGGAAGCTGTTCCAATCTCTATTTCATCTCCTACAACTACTGGACCTTTATCAATTGGTTCACCTGAGCCGTTTAATCTTCTTCCTAAAAGAGCATCGCTACAAGTAGCCTGCATTTGCCTGCCTAAAAAAGTAACCCGACTATTTGTTGCAATCCCACGGGTATTTTCAAAACACTGCAAGGTCACAAG
The window above is part of the Candidatus Rhabdochlamydia sp. T3358 genome. Proteins encoded here:
- a CDS encoding ATP synthase subunit C — its product is MDYSMVGPALVLGLGCAGSAIGCGIGGMASHAVMSRVEENHGQFIGMSAVASSQAIYGFVLMLLMKAKIVSGELSPLSGIGIGISVGVAFLFSSIYQGLCAASGIQASAKQPAIIGKCFAALGIIESFSLFAFVFALLLI
- a CDS encoding V-type ATP synthase subunit I codes for the protein MIIPMKKYLILGVQEDLENFFKKAQQQGVLEFIPGKNKTPSAVPKEMQCFIDAIRILRKLNPTDKSKNTEQSAEEIALHIIHLKKETERLSEQIRIIRLEIARVSPLGDFSKEDIAYIEEQAKKVIQFFCMKTLKRAENPPDEGLIYLSTEYDLDYFMAIHTAPVSYPHMIEMRVDKPVGVLREQLEATKQSLQKIERELKESVCFQPFLQEALITHLNTYHLEQAKNTVQYPLENSIFCVEAWIPQNKIRILYSLVNDMAIHCESIAVEEGEMVPTYMENKGIARIGEDLVRVYDIPAHTDKDPSTWVFWFFVLFFSIIVADGGYGLLYLALAGFCWFKFPNLKGQKRRFLKLATILATGCVLWGVCTASFFGLELKPSDWLMRISPLQTLVVKKADYHLQQNDDVQQELDEKFPQIRSAVTGQEVIEKAVEYKDGKTSYAVSDDFSRNILLDFSILLGIVHISCSLMRYFFRNWAGIGWVLFMIGGYLYFPSILNATTILHFLHLVSKTQGAEIGLQLIFSGIIIAVALALIQHRLKGLKHLTQLLEVFADVLSYLRLYALALAGTIMASTFNQLGKSAGLFGFIPILGGHSINILLGLMAGVIHGLRLNFIEWYHYCFDGGGRLFKPLTYLKSKEN
- a CDS encoding V-type ATP synthase subunit D, producing MAEIKLTKMELRTQQLKLEQLQKYLPTLQMKKSMLQLEVSNAALEIERFISHLGVKQEKTQKYVQLFTDPSFDRLLAATQIQNREVLYDNIAGINVPKLEKIDFEKPRYSLFDTPIWFESVLSDIRDLITARERVQVAKQKKQVLERELKEVSIRVNLFEKILIPRARGNIRKIKIFLNDQQLAAVSQAKIAKKKIYQRSLEVHV
- a CDS encoding V-type ATP synthase subunit B, which encodes MKKVYDKIVDMRGNLITVKAEGVGLGELARIQKQDGRSLYASVLRIENDLVTLQCFENTRGIATNSRVTFLGRQMQATCSDALLGRRLNGSGEPIDKGPVVVGDEIEIGTASFNPVRRVVPHELVRTNIPMIDVFNCLVKSQKIPIFSVAGEPYNALLMRIANQTDADVVIIGGMGLRFDDYQAFIDNAETSGSLDKTVMFVHQATDPAVECILVPDMALACAERFAMQDKNVLVLLTDMTAFADAIKEIMITMDQVPSTRGYPGSLYSDLASRYEKAVDIDGSGSITIISVTTMPGGDVTHPIPDNTGYITEGQFYLHGGRIDPFGSLSRLKQNVIEKVTREDHGSIANASIRLYADAKKAREQQSMGFPLSAWHRKLIAFAQLFEERMMSLEVNLPLEKALNLLWQTLSECFDQHEVGIKQTLIDKYWPKNKI